The Syngnathus scovelli strain Florida chromosome 18, RoL_Ssco_1.2, whole genome shotgun sequence genome contains a region encoding:
- the ankrd33ba gene encoding ankyrin repeat domain-containing protein 33B has protein sequence MVLITDDRDGGVAPSLRVKQLKSTGAGIVQVHPTIGEEEDHLGSCEDDEESEEEEDDDDEFEEVDFEDLCDTRSITSDDSFYPPDDAFGHSERSLSPPSPEPVSFFRACCTNNPAMLRIMIRHGLAEDEVKQTDRNNRTGLLVACYQGYVDVVIALSQCPYLDANWQDSEGNTALITAAQAGHITITNYLLNYYSGLDIERRNCHGFTALMKAAMQGRVECVRSLMMAGATLNARDCGRQMTAREWAVFTGRYETAWVMGRLMERSTPGQICDAYSLEWPPLASMVAKAREPRGCIKRLTDTVRDIFSIANVTNPEDAGVIDHLVSVTTGIRSPFIAVTCHTVCPNSPPSVGKRRYAVPEILRHQRAKELSAINPHRVDSHLKLFQNSRVTLVPKPSSERRASLQTQNTAPRARSSSLGMLPYNGTELRRPSLLPLHMLLRRSSVRPGFTIPKVRVSKAPAPTYEPEKIGRKSSTKEGRHLLQIPKWRYKELKEERRKAEEAERRRLEALNKRQLTVGVRK, from the exons ATGGTGCTGATCACGGACGACAGGGATGGAGGAGTCGCACCGTCGCTCCGGGTCAAGCAGCTGAAAAGCACCGGCGCGGGCATCGTTCAAGTCCACCCGACCATAGGTGAGGAGGAAGACCATCTTGGCTCCTGTGAGGATGATGAAGagagcgaggaggaggaggacgacgacgacgagttCGAAGAAGTTGACTTTGAGGACTTGTGCGACACCAGGAGCATCACGTCCGACGACTCCTTCTACCCTCCCGATGATGCATTCGGGCACTCTGAACGTTCGCTGTCCCCGCCGAGTCCTGAACCCGTGTCGTTCTTCCGGGCGTGCTGCACCAACAACCCGGCTATGCTCCGGATCATGATACGGCATGGGCTTGCGGAGGACGAGGTCAAGCAGACGGACCGGAACAATAGG acAGGGCTGCTGGTTGCTTGTTACCAAGGTTATGTTGACGTTGTCATAGCGCTGTCTCAGTGCCCCTATTTGGACGCTAACTGGCAAGACAGCGAGGGGAACACGGCCCTCATCACTGCAGCGCAGGCAG GTCACATTACAATCACCAACTACCTACTCAACTACTACTCAGGCTTGGACATCGAGAGGAGGAACTGTCACGGCTTTACCGCTCTCATGAAAGCTGCCATGCAGGGCCGCGTTGAATGCGTGCGCTCGCTCATGATGGCAG GGGCCACCCTAAATGCACGAGACTGTGGCCGCCAAATGACCGCCAGGGAGTGGGCCGTGTTCACTGGCCGCTACGAAACCGCCTGGGTGATGGGCCGACTGATGGAACGATCCACTCCGGGTCAAATCTGTGATGCGTACAG TCTAGAATGGCCACCCTTGGCATCAATGGTGGCCAAAGCCCGGGAGCCCCGAGGCTGTATCAAGCGCTTGACCGACACGGTGCGTGACATCTTCAGCATTGCTAACGTCACCAATCCTGAGGACGCCGGTGTCATCGACCACCTGGTGTCTGTGACCACGGGCATCAGGAGTCCATTTATCGCCGTGACTTGTCATACG GTGTGTCCCAACAGTCCCCCAAGTGTAGGCAAACGGCGCTACGCAGTTCCCGAGATCCTCCGCCATCAGCGAGCCAAAGAGCTCAGTGCCATCAATCCTCACAGGGTGGACAGCCACCTCAAACTGTTCCAGAACTCACGGGTCACATTGGTACCCAAGCCGTCATCGGAACGTCGGGCCAGCCTTCAGACGCAGAACACGGCGCCACGAGCAAGGAGCTCCAGCCTGGGAATGTTGCCGTATAACGGAACGGAGCTACGAAGGCCCAGCCTGCTTCCTCTGCACATGTTGCTTAGGAGGAGCAGCGTTAGGCCGGGATTCACCATACCCAAAGTGAGAGTGTCCAAGGCCCCCGCGCCCACTTATGAACCTGAAAAGATTGGCAGGAAGAGCAGCACCAAAGAAGGAAGACACCTGCTGCAGATCCCCAAGTGGCGATATAAGGAGCTCaaggaggagaggaggaaaGCCGAGGAGGCTGAGAGAAGGAGGCTGGAGGCATTAAACAAAAGACAACTCACTGTTGGGGTGAggaagtag